TGGAGATAAACTTTCCGATGCCGAGGTGCTCTCCATTGTCAAGTCGTTTTACTCGAAGCTCGGTATGAGTGTGGCGGAGGTGGCGAGGCTTAAGAGCTTTGGCCCGGAGTACTTTTCTTCGCATGTCGAGTTCGAGGGCAATGAGCACGCCGATGCCGCGCTAAAGCAGGGCAAGGGTGTTGTGTTTCTCTCCGCGCATTTTGGCAACTGGGAGCTCCTTAGCGCAGCCCTTGCGTTAAAGGGGTACAGGATGACGGCGGTTGCCAGGCCAATTGACAATAAACACGTGAACAGGTATCTTGAGACCGTAAGAAGGGCGTTTGGCACCTCGATAATCGAGAAGGAAAACGCGCTTCGAAAGATGATAGAGCTTCTTAAGTCCGGCGGCATACTCGGCATCCTTCTTGACCAGAGGTCGTCGAGAAGAGAAGGGGTCGAGGTCGATTTTTTCGGCGCCATGGCTTATACGAATAAAGGCCTTGCGGCTCTGGTGCAAAGAACCGGCTCCCCGGTCGTGCCGGTGTTCATGCGCCGCATAGGCACGGATAAGCACCGCGTGATGTTCGGTAAGCCGGTGGAAGTCGTCTCAACAGGCGATAGAGAGGCCTATATAATAGAGAACACGGCGCGCTTTGCAAAGGCGATAGAGAAGTTCATAGCCCTCTACCCGGATGAATGGTTCTGGTTCCATTCGAGGTGGGAGAGGAAAAAATACAGAAGGTAGGTTTCTATGACCAACACCGCAAGAAAAGAAGAATTCAGCTGGAGCACGTTCTATGCAAAGCGTAAGGAGATGCGTAAGGTGTTTCCTTCGGTCTACAAGCTCAAACTCCGTAAAAAACTTTCGGACGTTGTGCTTGAAGAGCTAAAGGGAGGCGAGGCCATACTGGACGTTGGCGCATCGACACGCAGGCTCGCAGACAAGATAGAATCCAGCCTTCCGGGCGGCGTTACCTATAAGACCATGGACATAGACAAGACCCAGAGCCACGATTATTATTCGATTGGCGAAATCAAGGAAAAGTTCGACGTAATCGTTCTCTCCGAGGTAATCGAGCACATAGAGTTCATGGACGGAATGAAGCTTCTAAGAGAGCTTCGCGGGCTGCTAAAGGCAGGCGGAAGGCTGATAGTATCCACGCCAAACCTCAATCATCCCAACAGGTACTGGGACTCTGACCACAGAACCCCGTACCGCTACGAGGAGCTTGCCGGAGCGCTACTTTGGGCAGGGTTCGATGTAACGAAGTTGTACCGCATCTATAACGACCAGTTCATCAGGCGCTTCATACGCGTATATGTAATGAGCTGGCTCCATAAGTACCTTGACGTGGACTTTGCCAAATCGATTGTCGCGGTCGCGAGGGCATAGGGCAGTGGCTTTTGTCTGCAGGATATGCTCGAACTCTTCGGGTAACAAGACGCACAACGTGCGCGAGATGCACTTTGGCACCGAAGAGGAGTTCGAGTACATAGAGTGCGCCTCCTGCGGCTGCGTGCAGATAGCCTCCATACCGCCGGATATGTCGAAATATTACCCCAAGGACTATTATTCCTTTAAGGCATCGAGAAGAAAATACAGCGGAGCAGGGGTTTTAAGGATGTCGCGGACGCGGCACGTACTTGGCGAGGGCGGTATTTTAGGCGCCGTGGCCGCTGTGTTTACGAAGGGCTCGAAGATATTGCCGGTTGCGAAGAAGGCAGGCCTTAAGACATATTCGAGGATATTGGATGCTGGTGCCGGTTCTTCCGGCGCTTTCCTTCTAAAGCTTAAGAAGGAGGGATTTCGCGATATAGAGGGGGCAGACCCGTTTATAGAGGAGGACACTGCCGTTGCTCCGGGAGTTGTTGTGCGTAAGGCAGAGTTGTCCGAGCTCAAGGGCCCCTATGACGCGGTCTTCATGAACCATTCATTCGAGCACATGGCCGACCCGGCAGCTGCGCTAAGAAATATCGCGAGGATATTGACGCCTTCGGGCCGTATTGTTATTACGACGCCTGTTGCCGGCACTTATGCCTGGAAAACCTACGGCAGAGACTGGGTAGGGCTGGATGCGCCGCGACATTTGCATATTCATACCGCTAAGAGCATGGAGGTGCTGGCAAAGAGGGCCGGGTTCGAGATTTTAGGCGCCGTATTCCTCTCCGATCCTTCCGGCATCTGGGCAAGCGAACAGTATAAAAAAGGAGTATCCCTTGTGCACGAGCGTTCGTACTTCGGAAAAAGAGCCAAGGAGTATTTTTCGAAGAGCGACGCTCTTTTCGCGCGCGCTGATATGGCAAAGTTCAAGAAGCTCGACAGGGAGCTGACTGCGGGAAATAACTCCGATGTCGTAAGGTTTTATCTCGGGGCTGATGCGAAGCAATGAAGATAGCTCTTGTGACAAGGGGGTTTTCTCTCTCGAGCGGCGGGGCAGAGCGCGTAAGCGCGAGCCTCTCTCTTGCATTTAAGAAAGCCGGGCACTCTGTAACGGTCTTTGCCGAGAGAATAGGCAAAGATGCGCCGGAAGGCGTTGAGGCCGTTAAGGTCGATGTGTCGAAGTTTTTCCCCTCTGCCATCCGCCATTTTCTTTTTAATTCCAGGGCAGCCGCACTTGTCTCTAAAGGTGATTTTGACGCCGTGCTCGGGCTTTGCCATTTCTATCCGCTGGACGTCTACCGCGCAAGCGGCGGCGTGCATAGCCATTGGATGTGGCTTAAGTACCAAAACCCTGTTGTGCGGGCGCTAAAGTACGTTCTTACGCCGGTAAACCTCGCTGTCAGGAAGATGGAAGCAAGTATCATGGCAAAGGGCAACCACGGCCTAATTATCACGAACTCGAAGCTTGTCAAAGGGCATATGAGGCAGTACTTTGGCCTTTCAGAGCAAGAGGTAAGGGTCGTTTATAACGGTATAGACAGGAATGTATTTTCTCCGGCAGTCAGGAAACATGGTGCTATACTGAGAAAGGAGCTTGGCATAGCTTCTGACAAGACTGTTGCCGCGTACGTTTCGAATAACTGGGAAAGAAAGGGGCTCATGACAGTGCTTCGCGCCCTTGCCGTAGTCAAAGGACTGACCGTCATAGTGGCGGGAAAGGGCAATATCGCGAAGTGGAGGCGGACTGCCGCGTTCCTTGGTGTTAATGAGGCTTCGCTTATCTTTGCCGGAGAAAGAAAGGATATAGAAAGGATATACGGAGCTTCCGATTTTTTCGTGCTCCCGACTATGTATGACCCGTTTAGTAACGCGTGCGCCGAGGCCATGGCAACGGCGCTACCTGTTGTAACAACGAGGGAGAACGGCGCTTCCGAGTTCATAACAGAGGGCGTAAACGGGTTTGTGATGAATGAGTGGAACGACGCGGCGCGCTTAAAGCACATATTCGAGGAGCTTTTAAGTAGTGGCCGTGCCGCTTCCATGGGCCGCGCTGCAGTGGACGCTGTAAGCGGACTTACCTGGGAGAGAACGATGAACGAAACACTTACCGTGTGCGAGGAAGCGGCGAAGCTAAGGAGGGGGCGTTGAAGGCAGCGTTCCTCACAACAAGGCTCGAGAAGCCGAGCGCCAGGTACCGCTTTCTTCAGTACCTGCCGCACTTGAAGGCAGCAGGGCATGAGGCCGAGGTCTTTACGCTTCCCGAAGGGTTCTTTAAGCGCAGGGCGCTTTTTAAAAGGTTTTCTGAATTCGACGTAGTGTTCCTTCAAAAGCGGCTTCTTGGCGCTATCGAGTGGAGGGTGCTTAGAAAGCACGCGCGCCGCATCGTCTACGACTTCGACGATGCCGTCATGTTCGACGATTCTAAGAAAAAGGCCGCGCCATCCATTCGACGGCTTTCAAGGTTCAAGCGCACCGTTTATGGCTCGGACGTAGTGATAGCCGGAAATAAGTATCTTGCCGATTGGGCAAGAAAATACCGTGAGGACATTGTCATCATCCCAACGCCTGTTGACACGGACGCATATCGTAAGATAAGCGCGAAGAAGGATTCCGGGCACGTCACGCTTGGGTGGATAGGGAGCAGGGCAACGATAGGTTATCTCAAGGATATCGAGGACGCGCTATCGAGCCTTCACGCCGAAAGGCCGTACGTGAGATTAAAGATTGTTGCAGATGAGTTCCCTGATATCAAA
This genomic window from Deltaproteobacteria bacterium contains:
- a CDS encoding lysophospholipid acyltransferase family protein, producing MDYIIYIVLRGAIAFFNALPHSLALSLGRLMAALVYALMPFRRRMVMENIKKAFGDKLSDAEVLSIVKSFYSKLGMSVAEVARLKSFGPEYFSSHVEFEGNEHADAALKQGKGVVFLSAHFGNWELLSAALALKGYRMTAVARPIDNKHVNRYLETVRRAFGTSIIEKENALRKMIELLKSGGILGILLDQRSSRREGVEVDFFGAMAYTNKGLAALVQRTGSPVVPVFMRRIGTDKHRVMFGKPVEVVSTGDREAYIIENTARFAKAIEKFIALYPDEWFWFHSRWERKKYRR
- a CDS encoding class I SAM-dependent methyltransferase, with the translated sequence MTNTARKEEFSWSTFYAKRKEMRKVFPSVYKLKLRKKLSDVVLEELKGGEAILDVGASTRRLADKIESSLPGGVTYKTMDIDKTQSHDYYSIGEIKEKFDVIVLSEVIEHIEFMDGMKLLRELRGLLKAGGRLIVSTPNLNHPNRYWDSDHRTPYRYEELAGALLWAGFDVTKLYRIYNDQFIRRFIRVYVMSWLHKYLDVDFAKSIVAVARA
- a CDS encoding glycosyltransferase family 4 protein, which produces MKIALVTRGFSLSSGGAERVSASLSLAFKKAGHSVTVFAERIGKDAPEGVEAVKVDVSKFFPSAIRHFLFNSRAAALVSKGDFDAVLGLCHFYPLDVYRASGGVHSHWMWLKYQNPVVRALKYVLTPVNLAVRKMEASIMAKGNHGLIITNSKLVKGHMRQYFGLSEQEVRVVYNGIDRNVFSPAVRKHGAILRKELGIASDKTVAAYVSNNWERKGLMTVLRALAVVKGLTVIVAGKGNIAKWRRTAAFLGVNEASLIFAGERKDIERIYGASDFFVLPTMYDPFSNACAEAMATALPVVTTRENGASEFITEGVNGFVMNEWNDAARLKHIFEELLSSGRAASMGRAAVDAVSGLTWERTMNETLTVCEEAAKLRRGR
- a CDS encoding glycosyltransferase family 4 protein, yielding MKAAFLTTRLEKPSARYRFLQYLPHLKAAGHEAEVFTLPEGFFKRRALFKRFSEFDVVFLQKRLLGAIEWRVLRKHARRIVYDFDDAVMFDDSKKKAAPSIRRLSRFKRTVYGSDVVIAGNKYLADWARKYREDIVIIPTPVDTDAYRKISAKKDSGHVTLGWIGSRATIGYLKDIEDALSSLHAERPYVRLKIVADEFPDIKGIPVIEKDWSAEDEISDIKSFDIGLMPLLDDAWTRGKCGFKLLQYMAAGVASVASPVGVNKEIINDGVNGFLAKDNAEFVKKVSSLIEERGLSKALSDNALKTVEEGYSLKYTAPLFVDALEKAAE
- a CDS encoding class I SAM-dependent methyltransferase, with the protein product MAFVCRICSNSSGNKTHNVREMHFGTEEEFEYIECASCGCVQIASIPPDMSKYYPKDYYSFKASRRKYSGAGVLRMSRTRHVLGEGGILGAVAAVFTKGSKILPVAKKAGLKTYSRILDAGAGSSGAFLLKLKKEGFRDIEGADPFIEEDTAVAPGVVVRKAELSELKGPYDAVFMNHSFEHMADPAAALRNIARILTPSGRIVITTPVAGTYAWKTYGRDWVGLDAPRHLHIHTAKSMEVLAKRAGFEILGAVFLSDPSGIWASEQYKKGVSLVHERSYFGKRAKEYFSKSDALFARADMAKFKKLDRELTAGNNSDVVRFYLGADAKQ